A portion of the Hydrogenimonas thermophila genome contains these proteins:
- a CDS encoding pyridoxal-phosphate-dependent aminotransferase family protein translates to MLLFTPGPTPVPEAVRMAMAGPTVHHRTPEFEAIFKEARERLMRLFGMDECVMLASSGTGAMEACVTNLSAKKVLTVNAGKFGERFGKIVQAFGLEHVELKYSWDTPASVEDVKNALAENPDIDAFCIQVSESAGGLRHPVEEIAACIKEINPEIMVIADGITAVGVEPIDTTNIDALIAGSQKALMLPPGMAMIGLSDTAVEKIGDGDGYYFNLASEIKKQRQNTTAYTAPTTLIIGLNKMLELIETVGYDKFYRDTKARALATRAALEAIGCKLYPKIPALSMSAVYDEDANAIRSILKTEFGVNIAGGQDHLKGKLFRINQMGLIPVYESAWVVNAIEWAYERLDRRPYDGLASKVFNEVYFKNEKQ, encoded by the coding sequence ATGCTGCTTTTTACTCCCGGTCCTACTCCGGTTCCAGAAGCTGTCCGAATGGCGATGGCAGGTCCAACTGTTCATCATAGAACACCAGAATTTGAAGCTATTTTCAAAGAGGCTCGTGAACGTTTGATGCGGCTCTTTGGTATGGATGAGTGTGTTATGCTGGCATCTAGCGGCACAGGTGCGATGGAAGCGTGTGTAACAAATTTATCTGCAAAAAAGGTTCTTACTGTCAATGCCGGTAAGTTTGGTGAGCGTTTTGGCAAGATTGTTCAAGCTTTTGGTCTTGAGCATGTAGAGTTAAAGTACTCTTGGGATACTCCTGCAAGTGTTGAAGATGTTAAAAATGCATTGGCAGAAAATCCTGATATTGATGCTTTCTGCATTCAGGTAAGTGAGAGTGCAGGTGGTTTGCGACATCCTGTTGAAGAGATAGCTGCTTGCATAAAAGAGATTAATCCTGAGATAATGGTTATTGCTGATGGTATTACAGCAGTTGGTGTAGAGCCGATTGATACGACAAATATTGATGCATTGATTGCTGGTAGTCAAAAAGCATTAATGCTTCCTCCTGGAATGGCAATGATTGGCTTAAGTGATACAGCAGTTGAAAAAATTGGTGATGGTGACGGGTACTATTTTAATCTTGCAAGTGAGATAAAGAAACAGCGTCAAAACACTACTGCATATACTGCTCCTACTACACTGATCATTGGTTTGAACAAGATGCTTGAGCTGATTGAAACTGTAGGGTATGATAAGTTTTATAGAGACACAAAAGCACGTGCTTTGGCAACTAGAGCAGCACTTGAAGCGATAGGTTGTAAACTGTACCCTAAAATACCGGCTCTCTCTATGAGTGCAGTCTATGATGAAGACGCAAATGCAATTAGATCTATTCTCAAAACTGAGTTTGGTGTCAATATAGCAGGTGGTCAAGATCATCTTAAAGGTAAACTTTTCCGCATCAATCAGATGGGTTTGATTCCTGTTTATGAGAGTGCTTGGGTTGTCAATGCTATTGAGTGGGCATATGAGCGGTTAGATCGTCGTCCATATGATGGATTGGCATCAAAAGTATTTAATGAAGTCTATTTTAAAAACGAGAAGCAATGA